In one Thermodesulfobacteriota bacterium genomic region, the following are encoded:
- a CDS encoding AMP-binding protein, whose protein sequence is MNLNDALKRQIEIQPDKAFLLFRDNEISYSTFGKRVNSVASALKKEGVKKGDRVALFLNNCPEFLYGWFAIARLGAIMVPINVAFKEREASYILDHSEANTLIADFDLYREIIERKREDLPHLKSVFCMGNNEYPKTTSFSRIINEDSDLLPEEQLTGDDVLSVIYTSGTTGEPKGCVLSHFHYIAFAEAIKDNLLVTSEDRFICVLPLFHAGAQWVITTTSLITGASIALIDRFRPRLFWQQVCQYNCTVFHCIGAILAFLDKLPVTEYEKNNTLRVVLSAGHPELSERLGRRWGCKMLQDWGMSEGGLTIEHINGPHKKGSCGRPQGPNEIKIFDKDDREVPSGTVGEIVMRGPMLFKEYYRDAETTAISMQRGWFHTGDNAYRDEDNFFYFVDRKKDIIRRSGENISSLEVEEVIRSHPKVEEVAVIAFPDELRGEEVKAYVILEEGETHETVSPTELIQFCEERLAYFKIPRYIVYRKDFPRTLTHRVKKDELRKLREGPEGYYFDRRKTE, encoded by the coding sequence ATGAATTTAAATGACGCATTGAAACGCCAGATAGAAATTCAACCTGATAAGGCCTTTCTCTTATTCAGGGATAATGAAATTTCTTACAGCACTTTTGGTAAAAGGGTCAACAGCGTAGCATCTGCATTAAAAAAAGAAGGTGTTAAAAAGGGAGATCGGGTAGCCTTATTTCTCAATAATTGTCCAGAATTCCTCTACGGCTGGTTTGCCATAGCCAGATTAGGGGCAATTATGGTTCCTATAAACGTTGCCTTTAAAGAGAGAGAGGCATCTTACATCTTGGACCATTCTGAGGCAAATACGCTGATTGCCGATTTTGACCTCTACAGAGAAATCATTGAACGAAAGCGTGAGGACTTACCCCACCTAAAGAGCGTCTTCTGTATGGGAAACAACGAGTACCCGAAGACAACCAGCTTCTCCCGTATCATAAATGAAGACAGCGATCTTTTGCCAGAAGAACAATTGACCGGAGATGATGTGCTCTCCGTTATTTATACCTCAGGTACGACAGGTGAACCAAAGGGGTGTGTACTCAGCCATTTCCATTATATCGCCTTTGCAGAAGCAATTAAGGATAACCTCCTTGTAACATCTGAGGACCGCTTTATCTGTGTTCTTCCGCTTTTCCATGCAGGTGCCCAGTGGGTCATCACTACGACGTCTCTAATAACTGGTGCAAGTATTGCCCTTATAGACCGTTTTCGTCCTCGACTGTTCTGGCAACAGGTATGTCAATACAACTGCACGGTATTCCACTGCATAGGGGCGATCCTCGCCTTTTTAGACAAACTCCCGGTCACAGAGTACGAAAAAAATAACACCCTTCGAGTTGTGTTAAGCGCTGGCCATCCTGAGCTTTCAGAGCGACTGGGCAGGAGATGGGGATGTAAGATGCTTCAGGACTGGGGAATGAGTGAAGGGGGGTTAACCATCGAGCATATTAATGGACCCCACAAAAAGGGCTCATGCGGGAGACCCCAGGGTCCCAATGAGATCAAGATATTTGACAAAGATGACAGAGAAGTCCCCTCAGGTACAGTAGGTGAGATTGTTATGAGAGGACCCATGCTCTTTAAAGAATACTACAGAGATGCAGAGACTACGGCAATTTCAATGCAAAGAGGATGGTTCCACACAGGGGATAATGCCTATAGAGATGAGGATAACTTTTTCTATTTTGTCGACAGAAAAAAGGATATTATAAGAAGGAGTGGCGAAAATATCTCTTCTCTGGAGGTAGAAGAAGTGATCCGATCTCATCCAAAGGTAGAGGAAGTGGCTGTCATTGCATTTCCTGATGAGCTTCGGGGCGAAGAGGTAAAGGCATATGTTATCCTTGAAGAGGGAGAGACCCATGAAACTGTTTCACCTACTGAGTTGATCCAGTTCTGTGAAGAAAGGTTGGCATATTTTAAGATTCCCCGATATATCGTATATAGGAAGGATTTCCCAAGGACGTTGACTCACCGTGTGAAAAAAGATGAATTGAGAAAGCTTCGGGAAGGACCAGAAGGATACTACTTCGACAGGAGAAAAACAGAATGA
- the cysS gene encoding cysteine--tRNA ligase has translation MTLRVYNTLTKSKEDFEPLQKGKVGMYVCGVTVYDLCHIGHARSTIVFDVIFRYLRHKGYEVTYVRNFTDVDDKIINRAGTEKVSCQEISERYIEEFSNDMKLLGIVPPTIEPKATDHIPDMIKTIEKLIENGYAYRIENDVFFSVNKFHGYGKLSGRTIEEMYAGARVEIDERKENPMDFALWKASKPGEPSWDSPWGKGRPGWHIECSSMSQKYLGETFDIHGGGKDLIFPHHENEKAQSEGASGKPFVKYWVHNGFVNIDKEKMSKSLGNFFTIKEIVERYHPEVIRLFLLSNHYRSPVDFSYKNIEESKKGLDRIYTTLKNINDLTGSENEDKSLSLESLNEIEKEVCGTLSDLPVKFEEAMDDDFNTALAIGYIYDGVKALNRYISDKRGLARSPNSIGILKYGRDTLNKIGFVLGLFNTDPEDYFKKQRLKGIYELEIDEKEILRLIEERASARSEKNWNLADDIRNRLTEKGIVLEDGPEGTIWKIKIL, from the coding sequence ATGACATTGAGGGTATATAACACATTGACAAAAAGCAAAGAGGACTTCGAACCTTTACAGAAAGGCAAAGTGGGCATGTATGTCTGTGGGGTTACTGTATATGACCTATGCCATATAGGTCATGCCCGTTCAACAATTGTCTTTGATGTCATCTTCAGGTATCTCAGGCATAAGGGTTATGAGGTGACCTATGTGAGAAACTTCACAGACGTTGATGACAAAATAATCAACAGGGCAGGAACTGAAAAGGTCAGTTGTCAGGAGATCTCGGAAAGGTATATAGAAGAGTTCAGCAATGATATGAAATTACTCGGGATTGTTCCACCAACTATAGAACCAAAGGCAACAGATCACATCCCCGATATGATAAAGACCATTGAGAAGCTTATTGAAAACGGATATGCATACAGGATAGAAAATGATGTATTCTTTTCAGTAAACAAATTTCATGGGTATGGAAAGCTTTCCGGAAGGACTATCGAGGAAATGTATGCAGGAGCCAGAGTGGAAATCGATGAGAGGAAGGAGAACCCCATGGATTTTGCTCTCTGGAAGGCAAGCAAACCAGGGGAGCCTTCCTGGGATAGTCCATGGGGAAAGGGGAGACCTGGGTGGCATATAGAGTGTTCTTCAATGAGCCAGAAGTATCTTGGAGAAACATTTGACATCCATGGTGGAGGAAAGGACCTCATATTCCCTCACCATGAAAATGAAAAGGCCCAATCAGAGGGGGCTTCAGGGAAACCTTTTGTCAAATACTGGGTGCATAATGGTTTTGTAAATATTGACAAAGAAAAGATGTCAAAATCCCTTGGGAATTTCTTCACCATAAAGGAGATAGTTGAGCGATACCATCCGGAGGTGATTCGTCTTTTCTTGCTCTCCAATCATTATAGAAGCCCTGTCGATTTCTCTTATAAAAATATAGAAGAGTCCAAAAAAGGCCTGGATAGAATATACACCACCCTCAAAAATATAAATGACCTTACAGGGAGTGAAAACGAGGATAAGAGTCTTTCATTGGAAAGCCTGAATGAAATAGAGAAGGAGGTATGTGGAACATTATCCGATCTTCCTGTAAAATTTGAAGAGGCAATGGATGATGATTTCAATACTGCCCTTGCCATCGGTTATATCTATGATGGGGTAAAGGCACTGAACAGATATATAAGCGACAAAAGAGGACTTGCCAGATCCCCGAACTCCATTGGCATACTGAAATATGGAAGAGATACATTAAACAAGATTGGCTTTGTTCTTGGTTTATTCAACACAGACCCGGAGGATTATTTTAAGAAACAAAGGTTAAAAGGAATTTATGAGCTAGAGATAGATGAAAAAGAAATCCTTCGTCTGATAGAAGAAAGGGCAAGTGCCAGATCAGAAAAAAACTGGAATCTGGCAGATGATATTAGAAATCGGCTGACCGAAAAGGGTATTGTTCTGGAAGATGGACCCGAAGGCACAATCTGGAAGATAAAAATTTTATAA
- a CDS encoding RNA-binding protein: MKIYVGNLSYKVTEEDLRLAFEQFGQVESTAIIKDRDSGQSKGFGFVEMPSKAEGQSAIDDLNGKELKGRTLNVNEARPRTDSRGGKEGYGKRRGGQGRGRNF; the protein is encoded by the coding sequence ATGAAGATCTATGTAGGAAATTTGTCGTATAAGGTCACCGAAGAGGACTTACGGTTGGCTTTCGAACAATTCGGGCAGGTTGAATCCACCGCTATTATAAAAGACAGGGATAGTGGTCAGTCAAAGGGATTTGGATTCGTGGAAATGCCCTCTAAAGCTGAAGGTCAATCTGCAATTGATGACCTAAATGGCAAAGAGTTGAAAGGAAGAACTCTTAACGTGAATGAGGCTCGTCCTCGTACCGATAGTCGCGGTGGTAAAGAGGGATATGGCAAGCGCAGAGGAGGACAGGGGCGTGGCCGTAACTTCTAA
- a CDS encoding ABC transporter substrate-binding protein → MKSGSLVRWRNLTVIFILSFALPFILGGEYGYSEQVRGITGDTIKIGAQASITGPAADHFTAWVGAMRNYYRNINDQGGIHGRKIQLIVEDTRYSIPLSSATFKKLLYKDKIFSLFGPEGTGQTMVLKRQIEKLKVPSIGISQAISLVHPTQRYIFIAATPYENQISVMFDYLINVLKLENPRIAVVYLDVEYGNVCLRAAQERARFYGIQLAGVEVISLMNMDSTSQVLNLKKANADYIIIPMSSEFAINVVKTAKKFKLKSIFFGNHYTCEDDILRNLPFSVDNLMGVNSYNSWYDKSPGMNNLKSISYKYQPEIDYRIRTYMQGWISSLVWAEGFKRAGKDLTIEGFVNALESINKLDTNGICGPITLGPDDHVAADYCRIYKADPDKKMLAPITDWMIPAAKK, encoded by the coding sequence ATGAAATCAGGAAGTTTAGTTAGGTGGCGTAATTTGACAGTTATATTTATTTTGTCGTTTGCATTGCCGTTCATTTTGGGAGGTGAATATGGGTATTCTGAACAAGTAAGGGGTATTACTGGCGACACTATAAAGATAGGTGCCCAGGCCAGTATTACAGGGCCAGCAGCGGACCATTTTACAGCTTGGGTTGGAGCAATGAGGAACTATTATAGGAACATAAACGACCAGGGTGGTATTCACGGAAGAAAGATACAGCTTATAGTAGAGGATACCCGATACTCCATTCCCCTTTCATCAGCTACTTTTAAGAAACTTCTTTACAAGGATAAGATATTTAGTCTCTTTGGTCCTGAAGGAACAGGGCAGACCATGGTTTTAAAAAGACAGATCGAGAAATTAAAAGTGCCGTCTATCGGTATATCTCAGGCTATAAGTTTAGTCCATCCGACGCAACGGTACATTTTCATCGCGGCTACACCTTACGAGAACCAGATTAGTGTTATGTTTGATTATTTGATAAATGTATTAAAACTGGAAAATCCACGAATTGCAGTTGTATATCTAGATGTTGAATATGGAAATGTCTGTCTCAGGGCTGCACAGGAGAGGGCAAGATTCTATGGAATTCAACTTGCTGGTGTAGAGGTTATATCCCTAATGAACATGGATTCTACATCTCAGGTGCTCAATCTAAAGAAAGCTAATGCCGATTACATTATAATTCCAATGTCCTCTGAGTTTGCAATTAATGTCGTCAAAACGGCAAAGAAATTTAAACTAAAGAGCATATTTTTCGGTAATCATTATACCTGTGAGGACGACATTCTTCGCAACCTACCGTTTTCTGTTGACAATTTGATGGGAGTTAATTCTTATAACTCCTGGTATGACAAGAGCCCGGGCATGAATAATTTAAAGAGCATAAGTTATAAGTATCAGCCCGAAATAGATTATCGTATTAGAACATATATGCAGGGTTGGATTTCTTCATTGGTATGGGCAGAGGGATTTAAACGTGCAGGGAAAGATTTAACTATTGAAGGGTTTGTTAATGCCCTGGAAAGTATAAACAAACTTGATACGAATGGAATTTGTGGTCCAATTACATTGGGTCCAGACGACCATGTAGCTGCAGATTATTGTCGAATATACAAGGCTGACCCAGACAAGAAGATGTTGGCTCCAATAACTGACTGGATGATTCCGGCTGCCAAGAAGTAA
- the tsaA gene encoding tRNA (N6-threonylcarbamoyladenosine(37)-N6)-methyltransferase TrmO gives MIKMTEPIGIIHSPYMTKDECPIQPVYSSGVTGRVEVFEQYEAGLKDIETFSHIYLFYQFDRAGEVQLIRSTFLDDEPHGIFATRHPCRPNGIGMSIVKLIRRDKNILEIEGVDVLDKTPLLDIKPYVPRFDIITGATEGWVADKEWRPKPEGKE, from the coding sequence ATGATAAAAATGACAGAACCGATTGGTATAATACATTCCCCTTATATGACAAAAGACGAATGCCCGATCCAGCCAGTCTATAGTTCTGGTGTTACGGGTCGTGTAGAAGTCTTTGAACAATATGAGGCAGGGCTAAAGGATATAGAGACATTTTCACACATTTATTTATTTTATCAGTTCGACAGGGCAGGGGAAGTACAGCTGATACGGTCCACTTTCCTGGATGACGAACCACACGGTATATTTGCAACGAGACATCCATGCAGACCAAATGGTATTGGTATGTCAATTGTAAAGCTAATAAGAAGAGACAAGAACATTCTAGAGATAGAGGGGGTAGATGTCCTTGATAAAACTCCTTTGCTTGATATCAAGCCTTACGTACCACGGTTCGACATTATTACCGGCGCAACGGAGGGGTGGGTTGCAGATAAGGAATGGCGACCAAAGCCAGAGGGAAAGGAGTAA